Below is a window of Fuerstiella sp. DNA.
CTGGAATGGCCGGTCTGGCGGGGGCCGGCGGGTAACGGGGTTGCTCCCGATCAGTCGCTACCCACTGTCTGGAGCGAATCCACGGATTTGGTCTGGCGTTCTGACGTCCCCGGCCGTGGTCACAGTTCGCCGACAGTGGCGGGTGACTCTGTGTATCTGGCCACCGCTCTGGAGAAGGAACAGATTCAGGAGATTGTTGCTTTCGATCGCCGAACCGGTGAGAAGGAATGGACCAGCGTAATACACGAAGGTGGGTTTCCGGCGGCCGGGGACATTCATCACAAAAGCACGCATGCCAATGGAACAGTAGCCTGCGACGGCGAACGTGTGTATACGGCGTTTCTGAATTCGGACAGGATTACAGCGTCTGCAGTTGATCTGCAGGGTGAACTTGTCTGGCAAAAAGAAATTGGAAAATTTGTCTCCAAATTCGGCTATGCTCCGTCACCGATCCTTTACAAATCACTGGTCATCATCGCAGCGGATAATCCTGGTGGTGGTTACCTGACAGCGGTTGATTCCGGCAGTGGAAAAATTGCGTGGCGAATCGGTCGGGGGAATGTTGCTACCTATTCCAGTCCTGCCGTGGCCACAGTGGGTGGTCGCGACCAGTTGCTGATCAGCGGTTGTGATGCTGTGACAAGTTATGATCCCTCCACGGGGGACGAACTGTGGCGAACACCCTGCATTGCTGAGGCAACCTGTGGCACGATTGTAACCTCAGGTGATTTGATTTTTGCCAGCGGTGGCTACCCGGAGTCCGAAACTGTTTGTCTTTCTGATCGTGGTGAGCTGATCTGGTCGGATAAAGTAAGAGCTTATGAGCCATCACTGGTTGCGGTGGGTGATTACGTGATTGCAGTTACGGACGGCGGACTCGCTCACTGCTGGTCTGCGGGCACAGGAGACATCGTCTGGCGCGAACGACTGGTGGGAAATTTCAGTGCATCACCCATCGTCTGTAACAATCTTGTTTATGTTCCAAATCTGTCAGGTGAGACATTTGTCTTTGCGGTAAACAATGACAAATACGAATCTATTGCTCGCAATAAAATTGGAAGTGACTGTTATGCGAGTCCGGCGGCTGCCGGTGGTCAGTTATTTCTGCGAGTCGGAGTTGGCAGTGGTTCTGAACGTCGTGAACAACTGGTGTGCCTTGGACCGCCGCTGAATGCCAATCCGTGATTCGCCGGATACAGACAATAGTCGTTTGGAGAGGATTTAAGACGGAGGGACGTCTGACTCAGGTTCGCCAGGGCCGTGGTGAAAAAGCCGTTATTGGTCCGGACTACGGATGTCGGGAAACGGCACAGTGGGACACCGATCTCTGTTTCTCCTCGTGGGAGGAGGTTACCAGCACGCGAGAAGTAACTCTTTGAACGACGTCCGAGATGCGGCTGCTGTGTATCGAAGTTCAGTTACCGGCAGCATTCACGGCCATCGAAATTTAGGAGAGTGCACTGTCGTGCCTGTGCAGATATTACCAGCCAATTGACATATTGGCTTCGATAATGCGCTGTGCCTCCCGAAGATCGACACCGGTGTCCAGCATGTAAAGCCGAATAGCATGGAGCTTATCTCCGGAAGCACGATTGAGGCAGTCCCGTGCCAGATCATCGGGATGCGATTGTTCCTCGATTCCCAGCTGTCCTTTGCTGATAACCCACAAATCACGAGGGCGCCTCGTCACGCGAAGGATGTCCTCCTGGGGGTAGAATTTTCCCGCGAGTGCTTCGGCGTGTTCGGGGCCGTCAGCCCAGGCAATCATGATGTGTGCCTGCGTTTCAATTTCATAGAGCGCCATACGGAAAGTCTTTCACGCAGATTCGTCTGACTGATAAACCAATTATCTGTGCAACTGTATCGACTTTCAATTCACACCGGTGCCAGTAGACAGATTGATGCATGATTGTATCCGGCAACAAAGTCAGTAGGGCTGATTGTGATGTCCGGAGCGACATCCCGGCGACAACGGGACCGGAAAATCATAGTTTTGTGAGAAGAAGACCTGCATCCGGATACCTGGGGGCTGACGAGCCTGCGGAACACAGATTCCGGATCGTGCTGAAACAGTCATTGTGATCCTGACGTTTTCAGAGCGGCTGTGTTCCCGGTTTTAAAATGTTTAATCCATCAGTGAGTGTACCGTGACAAACATTGCGTCAATCATTCTTCCGTCGTTGACGTCAGTGAACCCTTGCCGATCATTGAGGTCTCAAAACTGCATCGGTTTGAACTGGCAGCCCTCCACGAACATATCAAAGAAGTCAGGCATTGTTTCCAGTTCAATGTGATCCACATTCTCTATCAGCCGACCGATCAATTTGCGTTTACTGTATGACTGCAGCATCTCACGCGCGCCGGACGACGCGGCGTTGCCCACCTTGTTAATCCGGTCGACGGGAACCGGTGCCAAAAAACCGATATCAATTGCGCTGGCCGCATCCACGTAGTTGGCAAAACCTCCTGCCAGGTACAGTTGAGTGATCTGTTCAGGAGTCACTCCAAATCGGCGCATTAACAGTACTTGCCCGCAATAGTTGGCCGCTTTGGCCTGTGCAAGGTGACTGGCATCCTCGCGAGAAAAGGTGATCCCGTGTTCGGGGACAATCATCAGCTCCGGTAACTTGTCAGCAAACACTCCCATAGGAGTCATCATCTCGTGCCGTCGCAGTTCAGCCAGCAGTTCAATCAGCCCGGAACCACACATTCCCTGTGGTGCATGTCCGTTGATCGTACTGTACTGAAACTGATGGTCATCGATATGGATCGATTCAATTGCTCCGGCGCATCCGGGCATGCCGAATTTAACCAGCCCTCCTTCAAAGGCCGGGCCGGCCGGACATGATGCGGCCATCAGTCGGTCTTTGTTTCCAATCACAACCTCGGTGTTGGTTCCCGCATCGACCAGCATCACGGTCTCGTGTTGAGACGGCATATCGATTGCAAGCAGATCTGCCACAACATCGCCACCGACATGGCTGGCGATCAGAGGGGCCCCAAAGACACGGGCGTTCCTGTTGGCACGAATACGCAAACTGCGAGCCATCTCGACCAGTGCTGTTGAGTCGCGTTTTCCATCCCGGTACTGATGCTCAGTGATTGACTTGTATGGTTTTTGTCCAATCGATTGAACGTCCAGGTTGAAAAACAAATCGCGCATAGTCGAATTGCCCACCACGACGATTTCGTAGATCACATGTCGATCAATGTCCAGCTGATCACACATTTGCTGGATTTCAGTGTTCAGCGTGTTAATGATCGCACGGTGCAATTCACCCTGATACGTCCCCGCGTCGTAACTAATGCGATACATGATGTCACTGCCACCGAAACGCTGTGGGTTTTCAAATGACGTGGTATAGACCAACTGACCTGATTCGAGATCGACTAACTCAGCCACCACTGTCGTCGTGCCCAGGTCGATCGACATGCCCAGGATTCTGCCGCGATACCTGTCGATCTCTTCTCCGTCGTACAGCACCACATGGCCGGACCTCGTGACCAGCGGATCGAGATCTGTTGTCTCAGCGACGGGCGCTTTCAGAATCTGTGGGGAACGGCGTAACAATGCAAATTCGATCTGTGCGTTCTCTTTCTCGACGGTGGCCTGACACGCCAGTCGGTAGTCACCGGTCAGGAAGGTTTCGGTGTCGTTCGGTGATGACAGTGCGTCGTTGCCCTGCTTCACCTCAACAATACATTCATGGCAGATCCCGGACCGGCCACAGGATGACGGAACAGGAACTGTAAGTTCGTCGGCATAATCAAACAGGGTTTTGCCGGTTCGGGCCGGTCGGCTGTCAGCATCGCACGACACGGATCCGGATGTCTCCGGTGAATCTGCGGGGGAAACGCTGTCGGGTTCAACGTCCCACGCGCTGCGGTAGTTCAGTTGGTCGTCGCTGGAACAGATGAGTAATTCTCCTTCGACAGCAGGTTTTCGCTGGTAGCGACAACCAAATCCGGCCGTGCATTTGTCGAAGCGGTTTTTGTAAGGGCACCGCATCAGACTTTGCTTCCGGGCATGCTCGGAGATCCGACCATAGATCTTGGTGATCGTGTCCAGTCGCTTCCGGAATTCGCCGGGGTCAATCTTGTCCATGGAAAACAATACGGTCGTTATAGCGTTTGTGTTACATTCTGACGCAGAGCGCATCCACTGCATGAGCGGAGATGGCGACACTAACGCGAGTACAAAACGCAGTCGAGTGAACCGAGCAGAGTAAATCCACTCTATTGAGATTCGTTGATTGACCCGCTGTCACTATTTCCGTTTAGGGCGGTTAGTCTATCAATCGGATGCGCACAATCGCTTGGCCACATCGACGCATTCCATCGCCGTTGCCCCGTAGGCATCGGCACCCATATCGTCTGCAAATTCGGGGGTCACCGGAGCTCCGCCGACCATAAACTTTACATCGTCACGCAGATCGGCATCGATAAAAGCTTCGATGGTCCTGCCCATATTTGGCATCGTGGTTGTCAGCAGTGCCGACATACCCACCAGGGGGGCCTGGTGTTCTTCAACCGCTGTTATGAAGTCATCCGGCGATGTGTCAACACCCAGATCGATCACTTCAAACCCGGCGCCGTTGAGCATCATGATACACAGGTTTTTACCGATATCGTGCAGATCTCCTTTGACTGTCCCCATAATGACCTTACCAACCGGCTCGATCCCGGATGCTGAGAGAATCGGCTCAATATGTTTCATACCGGCCTTCATCGCTCGCGCACAGGCCAGTACTTCGGGAACGAAGATGAAATTCTCACGGAACTTGATGCCCACCAACCCCATTCCTGCGATCAGGCCGTCGTCCATGATTTTGAGTGCGTCGATACCTTCGGTCAGAGCTGCTGTTGTCAACTCGTCGGTCTGATGGTGCGCCCCGTCGATGATGGATGCTGCAATCTCCTGCATGTTTGGAGCGGTTGCCGCATACATGTTGATCATGTGCTGTCGCTCATCGTCTCTTTCGACGTATTCGACAAGTTCCTGTCGGATGAATTCGTTTTGAATATCGTCAATCTGAGCCATATTTTTGTGCTATAGATGGTTGGGGAATATTGTCCAGGAGCTGCGAGTAACTCGACAGAGTCACTCTGGCACAAACAGTAATAAATTCAAGCACGACCTGCGGGGA
It encodes the following:
- a CDS encoding PQQ-binding-like beta-propeller repeat protein, which gives rise to MKRLRFICVLTLILAAAGGGCGRTHTVDEVSVSDSGVNVVDHGVAIDTLEWPVWRGPAGNGVAPDQSLPTVWSESTDLVWRSDVPGRGHSSPTVAGDSVYLATALEKEQIQEIVAFDRRTGEKEWTSVIHEGGFPAAGDIHHKSTHANGTVACDGERVYTAFLNSDRITASAVDLQGELVWQKEIGKFVSKFGYAPSPILYKSLVIIAADNPGGGYLTAVDSGSGKIAWRIGRGNVATYSSPAVATVGGRDQLLISGCDAVTSYDPSTGDELWRTPCIAEATCGTIVTSGDLIFASGGYPESETVCLSDRGELIWSDKVRAYEPSLVAVGDYVIAVTDGGLAHCWSAGTGDIVWRERLVGNFSASPIVCNNLVYVPNLSGETFVFAVNNDKYESIARNKIGSDCYASPAAAGGQLFLRVGVGSGSERREQLVCLGPPLNANP
- a CDS encoding ASKHA domain-containing protein, which codes for MDKIDPGEFRKRLDTITKIYGRISEHARKQSLMRCPYKNRFDKCTAGFGCRYQRKPAVEGELLICSSDDQLNYRSAWDVEPDSVSPADSPETSGSVSCDADSRPARTGKTLFDYADELTVPVPSSCGRSGICHECIVEVKQGNDALSSPNDTETFLTGDYRLACQATVEKENAQIEFALLRRSPQILKAPVAETTDLDPLVTRSGHVVLYDGEEIDRYRGRILGMSIDLGTTTVVAELVDLESGQLVYTTSFENPQRFGGSDIMYRISYDAGTYQGELHRAIINTLNTEIQQMCDQLDIDRHVIYEIVVVGNSTMRDLFFNLDVQSIGQKPYKSITEHQYRDGKRDSTALVEMARSLRIRANRNARVFGAPLIASHVGGDVVADLLAIDMPSQHETVMLVDAGTNTEVVIGNKDRLMAASCPAGPAFEGGLVKFGMPGCAGAIESIHIDDHQFQYSTINGHAPQGMCGSGLIELLAELRRHEMMTPMGVFADKLPELMIVPEHGITFSREDASHLAQAKAANYCGQVLLMRRFGVTPEQITQLYLAGGFANYVDAASAIDIGFLAPVPVDRINKVGNAASSGAREMLQSYSKRKLIGRLIENVDHIELETMPDFFDMFVEGCQFKPMQF
- a CDS encoding corrinoid protein gives rise to the protein MAQIDDIQNEFIRQELVEYVERDDERQHMINMYAATAPNMQEIAASIIDGAHHQTDELTTAALTEGIDALKIMDDGLIAGMGLVGIKFRENFIFVPEVLACARAMKAGMKHIEPILSASGIEPVGKVIMGTVKGDLHDIGKNLCIMMLNGAGFEVIDLGVDTSPDDFITAVEEHQAPLVGMSALLTTTMPNMGRTIEAFIDADLRDDVKFMVGGAPVTPEFADDMGADAYGATAMECVDVAKRLCASD